The following coding sequences lie in one Sorghum bicolor cultivar BTx623 chromosome 6, Sorghum_bicolor_NCBIv3, whole genome shotgun sequence genomic window:
- the LOC8073398 gene encoding RING-H2 finger protein ATL51 — protein MRPHRRALFPGAGDCEDPWSAGCQTPPPVPSSLDYGPGPSPSLPPFAGIPLCPPLLQPSPAPAHNGRRDQGGGMQQGYGPPPPGVGGDADDHARRHFVKYALIAAGVIAFVSLILLGVSVAVRRRQVRRRRQALLAPSLNAGGAANVDDGGGEWGGGGGGGGGGGVVHHVWNIRTVGLDEASISSIAVTRYRAGAGLLGAADCSVCLGEFQDGELVRLLPKCAHAFHVPCIDTWLRAHVNCPICRSDVVDPAVTAAVPGGGGGSESVGSSSSPPPGDPDANANAAADQVAAASDAASDHEGEESDGRDASPAEDDQQEQPSSAEPPPELLCPLPRNVRRAASMDAAADVAELDRLPEEAPEEEQIGGRRKRWTGTGPTRAKASGSGHRSNLSTDRLAAPSGVPRSFFSRHCRARSSVLPL, from the coding sequence ATGAGGCCTCACCGCCGGGCCCTCTTCCCGGGCGCAGGGGACTGCGAGGACCCCTGGTCCGCCGGCTGCCAGACGCCACCGCCGGTTCCCAGCTCCCTTGATTACGGCCCTGGCCCTTCCCCATCGCTGCCTCCCTTCGCGGGGATTCCGCTGTGCCCTCCACTTCTCCAGCCGTCGCCTGCTCCCGCGCATAACGGTAGGAGGGACCAGGGAGGAGGGATGCAGCAGGGATACGGCCCCCCACCACCGGGCGTCGGCGGCGATGCAGACGACCACGCCCGACGGCACTTCGTCAAGTACGCGCTCATCGCCGCCGGGGTGATCGCTTTCGTCTCGCTCATCCTGCTCGGCGTCTCGGTCGCCGTGCGGCGCCGCCAGGTCCGGCGGAGGCGGCAGGCGCTCCTCGCGCCGTCCCTCAACGCGGGCGGCGCCGCGAAcgtcgacgacggcggcggcgagtggggcggcggcggaggaggaggaggcggcggcggggtgGTGCACCACGTCTGGAACATCCGGACCGTAGGGCTCGACGAGGCGTCCATCAGTTCCATCGCCGTCACGCGGTACCGCGCCGGGGCGGGGCTCCTGGGCGCGGCGGACTGCTCCGTCTGCCTCGGCGAGTTCCAGGACGGCGAGCTGGTGCGCCTGCTGCCCAAGTGCGCGCACGCGTTCCACGTCCCCTGCATCGACACCTGGCTCCGCGCGCACGTCAACTGCCCGATCTGCCGCTCCGACGTGGTCGACCCCGCCGTCACAGCAGCCGtccccggaggaggaggaggcagcgAGAGCGTCGGGTCCAGCTCCAGCCCGCCGCCAGGTGATCCAGACGCGAACGCCAACGCCGCAGCAGATCAAGTTGCCGCCGCGAGCGACGCGGCCTCGGATCACGAAGGAGAGGAGAGCGACGGCCGGGACGCTTCGCCCGCAGAAGATGACCAGCAAGAGCAACCCAGCTCCGCAGAGCCGCCGCCGGAACTCTTGTGTCCGCTGCCGCGTAACGTGCGGCGCGCGGCGTCCATGGACGCTGCGGCGGACGTCGCGGAGCTAGACCGGCTGCCGGAGGAAGCTCCTGAAGAGGAGCAGATCGGTGGGAGGCGGAAGCGCTGGACTGGGACTGGCCCGACCCGCGCGAAGGCATCGGGCTCGGGCCACCGGAGCAACCTCAGCACCGACAGGCTGGCGGCTCCCAGCGGCGTCCCGAGGTCATTCTTCTCGCGCCACTGCCGCGCTCGGAGCTCGGTGCTGCCATTGTGA
- the LOC8057443 gene encoding uncharacterized protein LOC8057443 isoform X1 — protein MAAVVSWYGPLIDLSEAASHVGGFVQLLAVVRRILPHQVHNAATGRTYQKTIVEVGDDTRSSFSVSLWSSKHNSTIIAGDVLLLQNIKIVQFRNGLEGRASQMSSVQVLLNSKDLLNPEPEGIHELISSCKVGNTTKSKLRRVVEWTIRTKGALAESHHQANLSVINRHSFKEHNDIVRDLVTAGCKLCGSPLYHKNLHGENTCALDCPNNPKYLHVPGQIYKPFLIYIYDQSGQVPLLVRNRAAETLFAGIIADDVSECHKSHMLSEAYESCNLSNSGMIDDSGNKEIAKRRKIEQKPNFYLIWLILIKCLLSHGNNSPFCFQISVNPEKNVEDGRFELVYLTMPIP, from the exons ATGGCGGCGGTTGTAAGCTGGTACGGGCCACTGATCGACCTCTCGGAGGCCGCCAGCCATGTCGGCGGATTCGTGCAGCTACTGGCGGTCGTTCGCCGCATCCTTCCCCACCAG GTGCACAATGCTGCAACCGGAAGGACGTATCAGAAAACCATTGTTGAAGTCGGCGACGATACACGGTCCAGCTTCTCTGTCTCCCTGTGGTCCTCCAAGCATAATTCCACCATAATCGCTGGCGATGTCTTACTGCTGCAAA ATATTAAGATAGTGCAATTTAGAAATGGCCTGGAGGGAAGAGCTTCTCAGATGTCTTCAGTCCAAGTATTGTTGAACTCTAAAGACTTGCTGAACCCTGAACCTGAAG GAATACATGAACTAATAAGCAGTTGCAAAGTTGGGAATACTACAAAATCAAAGCTAAGAAGAGTGGTAGAATGGACCATACGCACAAAAGGTGCTCTTGCGGAAAGTCATCATCAG GCAAACTTGTCAGTGATCAACAGACATTCTTTCAAAGAGCACAATGATATCGTAAGAGATTTGGTTACTGCTGGATGCAAGTTATGTGGTTCACCTCTATATCACAA AAATCTTCATGGGGAAAACACATGTGCACTTGATTGTCCTAATAACCCAAAATATCTTCATGTTCCTGGCCAGATATACAAGCCGTTTCTG ATATATATTTATGACCAATCTGGACAAGTTCCTTTGCTTGTGAGGAATAGAGCTGCGGAGACCTTATTTGCCGGTATCATTGCAGATGATGTATCTGAATGCCACAAAAGCCACATGCTGTCAGAAGCCTATGAGTCGTGTAACTTGAGCAATTCTGGTATGATAGATGATTCTGGCAACAAGGAGATAGCAAAAAGGAGAAAAATTGAACAAAAGCCTAATTTCTATCTTATTTGGCTTATTCTGATCAAATGTCTGCTGAGCCACGGCAACAACAGTCCCTTCTGCTTCCAGATTTCAGTCAACCCTGAGAAGAATGTTGAGGATGGACGTTTCGAATTGGTTTATTTGACAATGCCAATACCATGA
- the LOC8057443 gene encoding uncharacterized protein LOC8057443 isoform X2, with protein sequence MKEIQVVSKNWKQTKENESTHFLSISELLSQRKLCNINIYACMSKMVLVSSLTAPLQANLSVINRHSFKEHNDIVRDLVTAGCKLCGSPLYHKNLHGENTCALDCPNNPKYLHVPGQIYKPFLIYIYDQSGQVPLLVRNRAAETLFAGIIADDVSECHKSHMLSEAYESCNLSNSGMIDDSGNKEIAKRRKIEQKPNFYLIWLILIKCLLSHGNNSPFCFQISVNPEKNVEDGRFELVYLTMPIP encoded by the exons ATGAAAGAG ATACAGGTGGTATCGAAGAACTGGaaacaaacaaaagaaaatgaATCAACACATTTTTTGTCTATATCAGAGCTACTCTCTCAGAGAAAATTATGTAATATAAACATTTATGCTTGCATGAGCAAGATGGTTTTAGTGAGTTCTCTGACCGCCCCCCTTCAGGCAAACTTGTCAGTGATCAACAGACATTCTTTCAAAGAGCACAATGATATCGTAAGAGATTTGGTTACTGCTGGATGCAAGTTATGTGGTTCACCTCTATATCACAA AAATCTTCATGGGGAAAACACATGTGCACTTGATTGTCCTAATAACCCAAAATATCTTCATGTTCCTGGCCAGATATACAAGCCGTTTCTG ATATATATTTATGACCAATCTGGACAAGTTCCTTTGCTTGTGAGGAATAGAGCTGCGGAGACCTTATTTGCCGGTATCATTGCAGATGATGTATCTGAATGCCACAAAAGCCACATGCTGTCAGAAGCCTATGAGTCGTGTAACTTGAGCAATTCTGGTATGATAGATGATTCTGGCAACAAGGAGATAGCAAAAAGGAGAAAAATTGAACAAAAGCCTAATTTCTATCTTATTTGGCTTATTCTGATCAAATGTCTGCTGAGCCACGGCAACAACAGTCCCTTCTGCTTCCAGATTTCAGTCAACCCTGAGAAGAATGTTGAGGATGGACGTTTCGAATTGGTTTATTTGACAATGCCAATACCATGA